The DNA region AGCATTTTATAATCCACAAACTTGTTTCGAAAAATGAAAAAATACGATTGGAAAGAGTGTGGAAAAAGTCTTAAATCTTAAAAAGAAATCAATAACTGAATCATCAACTAACCCTCCAATCAAACTATAAAAATGAAAAATTTTACAACATTATTCCTGCTATCGCTATTTGTAGCAACGAATGCACAACAAAAAAATACTGTAAAGCCAAAAGATGTTCCCGTTATTGAACTGAGCGGAAAACCCTATGACAGAGGATTTCAATTAGGACAAACTTATAAAACCGAGACGGCTGCATTGTACAAAAGATGGAAAGAAGATTTAGCAAATAGTCTTCAACAAGATGCAGATTCTATTATTGATGATTTTTACCAAAATACCCATTTTCAAGCCGCTTTACAAAAATGGACACCCGATTTGTTGGACGAGATAAAAGGACTTGCAGCAGGTTCTGGTCAGTCTTACAAAGATGTGTATTGTTTTCAGTTGATGGATGAGTTTTGGGTTTATGCTAATAAAAAAATGCACGGAGAAAAGCACCATTGTAGTGGTTTGGGTATTGCTGCACAAGATGGAAACCCCACCTATATTTCACAAAATTTGGATGCACCGAATTATATGAATGGGGCACAGATTTTAATCCATTTAGTTGCTTATAAAAATCACCCAGAACAATACATTTTGAGTGCTGCCGGACTGCTTGCCTTGAATGGCGTGAATGCCAACGGAATTGGATTGACCGTAAACACATTGATGGATTTGCAAGCAAGTGATGATGGTTTGCCGGTTTTTGCTATGATAAGGGGCATTTTAAAACAAAAAAACATCAAAGATGCTTTGGCTTTTGTTCAAAATGTAAAACACGCTTCGGGACAAAATTATATCATCGGAAATGCCGATAGTGTCTATGATTTTGAAGCTTCTTCTAACAAAGTGGTTCGTTATATTCCCGACCCGAAGAATCCAAAAATTGTTTTTCATACCAATCACGCAGTTGCCAACGATGACATTAAACCTTGGTATAAAGGTAGAGTGTATAAAGATAGCAGAATAAGATTCGATGCCATAAAAAATAGATTGGAAGCAAAAAATGTGAATCTAAATGTGGCAACAGTAGAAACTACTTTACGATCAAAAGACGATGCGAATACCCCTATTTGCAGACCGTTTGGAGCCAATGAATACGTGTTTACCTTCAGTTCTGTTATTTTTACTTTAGGCAAAAATCCAACGGTTCAATTGACCAACGGATCACCAGATCAAGCGGATTATGTGTTGCATACATTCAATAACAACAATAAAAAAGATTGAAGTCTAATTTATAAATGAAAAAAATAGCCTTTTTTATATGTACTATTTTTGCGCTCCATGTTTCACATGCGCAACAAAAGTCTAACAATCAAGATTCTGTAACATACGCAGACTATGAACGCGCGGTAAGTCGACTAAAGTTTTCGACTTCTCCTTTGATAGCAAATGCAATAATAGATGTTCCTGTTTGGCAAAAAGACAGTAAAAAATTGACTTATACAAAGTATAATATCAATAAACAAAAAGTAAACGTTGTTGTTGACCTAATCAAAAAAAGCAAAATTGAAACCTTGTTTGTAGAAGATACTACCACCAAAAAAACGCCAGAAAAAACGCCACCAACCGTTGCATCACCAGATAGTAGTAAAGTGGCTTATGTAGAAAACTATAATCTTTGGATACAAGACACAAAAACAAAAATTAAAAAACAATTGACTTTTGATGGCGTAAAAGATTTTGGATATGCTACCGATAACGCAGGTTGGCAACATAGTGATAATGCCATTATTAAATGGTCACCAGATTCTAAGCAAATTACCACTTTTCAACTGGATGAAAGAGCTATTCCCGATATGTATTTAGTTTCCACCAATGTTGGTCATCCCACGTTGAGCAGTTTCAAATATTCCTTGCCCGCCGACAGTATTTTGCTAATGCATCAGCCTGTTGTTATTCAGACGGAAACAGGGAAATTAGTCTGCTTAAAAATGAATCCAGATTTCCATAGAGGAACAAATGGCGATGCGTTTGAAACAACTTTTGGCGATGCAATGTGGAGTCAGGATGGAAAAGAATTGGCTTTAGCTTCGGTTTCAAGAGACTATAAAAATGTAAAAATACGTATTGCCAATACCGATGATGGTAACGTGAGAGAAGTATTTGAAGAAAACGTTGCCACGCAATACGATGGCACTCCGGGAGATACTATCAATTGGCATTATTTACCTAAATCAAACGAAATTATTTGGTATTCTGAAAGAGATAATTGGGGGCATCTTTACTTGTACGATTCCAATACAGGGAAAGTAAAAAATCAAATTACAAAAGGTGATTGGCTTGTGGTAGCAGTGCTTAAAGTGAACGAAAAAAAGCGAAAAATCTATTTTACTGCAGCCGGTTTGCAAAAAGAAAATCCCTATTTTGAATCTTTTTGTTCTGTGGATTTTTCGGGAAAAAATTTCAAGATTCTTACGCCAG from Rhizosphaericola mali includes:
- a CDS encoding C45 family autoproteolytic acyltransferase/hydolase: MKNFTTLFLLSLFVATNAQQKNTVKPKDVPVIELSGKPYDRGFQLGQTYKTETAALYKRWKEDLANSLQQDADSIIDDFYQNTHFQAALQKWTPDLLDEIKGLAAGSGQSYKDVYCFQLMDEFWVYANKKMHGEKHHCSGLGIAAQDGNPTYISQNLDAPNYMNGAQILIHLVAYKNHPEQYILSAAGLLALNGVNANGIGLTVNTLMDLQASDDGLPVFAMIRGILKQKNIKDALAFVQNVKHASGQNYIIGNADSVYDFEASSNKVVRYIPDPKNPKIVFHTNHAVANDDIKPWYKGRVYKDSRIRFDAIKNRLEAKNVNLNVATVETTLRSKDDANTPICRPFGANEYVFTFSSVIFTLGKNPTVQLTNGSPDQADYVLHTFNNNNKKD
- a CDS encoding S9 family peptidase translates to MKKIAFFICTIFALHVSHAQQKSNNQDSVTYADYERAVSRLKFSTSPLIANAIIDVPVWQKDSKKLTYTKYNINKQKVNVVVDLIKKSKIETLFVEDTTTKKTPEKTPPTVASPDSSKVAYVENYNLWIQDTKTKIKKQLTFDGVKDFGYATDNAGWQHSDNAIIKWSPDSKQITTFQLDERAIPDMYLVSTNVGHPTLSSFKYSLPADSILLMHQPVVIQTETGKLVCLKMNPDFHRGTNGDAFETTFGDAMWSQDGKELALASVSRDYKNVKIRIANTDDGNVREVFEENVATQYDGTPGDTINWHYLPKSNEIIWYSERDNWGHLYLYDSNTGKVKNQITKGDWLVVAVLKVNEKKRKIYFTAAGLQKENPYFESFCSVDFSGKNFKILTPEIGTHQIFISPDESYVADIYSQPNVEPISILRKIDGEKLMDLEKADLSNLKVTGWQPPISVKLKAADGITDLYGLLFQPPHIDPEKKYPLVNYIYPGPQIGSIFSWNFDANSYDNEALPELGFYVLTLNGTGTPYRSKSFHDKSYGDLSLNTLADQIAGIRQLSKIYPIDTAKIGIWGHSGGGFATACAMFRYPDFYKVGISESGNHDNRNYTDGWSDKYNGLTKNDNFATLANQLHAEHLKGKLLLAHGLMDDNVPPYNTFLVIDALEKANKDYDLIVFPNAVHSYRENQYYMMRRRWDYFVTNLLGRKHPNAFLIDPKSVETLKK